A single Triticum dicoccoides isolate Atlit2015 ecotype Zavitan chromosome 2A, WEW_v2.0, whole genome shotgun sequence DNA region contains:
- the LOC119357276 gene encoding uncharacterized protein LOC119357276, with protein MAGVVRLWNDWEAQILVLASFMLQVFLLMFARMRRRNISIIPRTLLWLAYLLADSIAIYILGHMSFYGKSHGHQQLMAFWAPFLLVHLGGQDNITAYSIEDSQLWLRHLLSFVVQTVGVAYVLYKYVAGSWTLATAAMLIFVAGVLKYGERVWALKSSSLENMISFLDSRKLSEAKREQHAQQGQGEKLDPEEVLQGAHDLLPICMGQFVDYKFWPSQFQSKAVELFDNKGQMFELVEMQLSLMYDFLYTKAAVVLTWYGCFIRAMSSAATISTFFLFQSSIVKHDFNRVDAIVTYILIAGAVLLEMTALLKAMGSTWTCALLHAGRWHWLHRIIVSVRRCVKAAERNRRWSGSIGHPELLNSSHGSGGCVQSLRCKGLWKKLGQSLPVISDDTKKLVLEEVRRMVEACEGKEDIMRSYSGQCALNPWHGFFKDPTLHAGIDFDDKILSWYFATKIFFAWSSCVEERGYVEAITAVSNYIIFLLAERLYMLPSPVRPGLYASTKAAYVGLDFSDRERISKKLGLDRRRRIWDLDTRTGGDDLHRVRGKLDIIKEDLDIIREGLVSGSWDFHNSLVELKTVHRMKMELGIIGEELDNLRLEVGGRREKLEVLDRRREELKEL; from the coding sequence ATGGCCGGAGTGGTGCGCCTATGGAACGATTGGGAGGCCCAAATCCTAGTGCTTGCTAGCTTTATGCTGCAAGTGTTCCTGCTCATGTTCGCCAGGATGCGACGACGGAACATCTCCATCATCCCAAGGACCCTCCTCTGGCTAGCATACCTGCTGGCAGACTCCATAGCGATATACATCCTCGGCCACATGTCCTTCTATGGAAAGTCCCACGGGCACCAACAACTCATGGCGTTCTGGGCGCCATTCTTGCTAGTGCACCTCGGTGGCCAGGACAACATCACCGCCTACTCCATAGAAGACAGCCAGCTCTGGCTGCGCCACCTGCTCTCTTTTGTTGTTCAGACAGTGGGAGTGGCTTATGTCCTCTACAAGTATGTCGCTGGCAGCTGGACCTTGGCCACAGCCGCGATGCTGATATTTGTCGCCGGTGTTCTCAAGTATGGGGAGAGAGTATGGGCGCTCAAGTCGTCCAGCCTGGAGAACATGATTAGTTTCCTCGACAGCAGGAAGTTGAGTGAGGCTAAACGAGAACAACATGCACAGCAGGGCCAAGGGGAAAAGCTGGATCCTGAAGAGGTTCTGCAAGGAGCTCATGATTTGCTCCCCATTTGCATGGGTCAGTTTGTGGACTATAAGTTCTGGCCATCCCAATTTCAGAGTAAAGCTGTAGAGCTATTCGATAACAAGGGCCAAATGTTTGAATTGGTTGAGATGCAGCTCTCCTTGATGTATGATTTCCTATATACCAAGGCAGCGGTGGTCTTGACATGGTATGGATGCTTCATCCGTGCCATGTCATCAGCTGCCACGATCAGTACTTTCTTCCTATTTCAATCAAGCATTGTCAAACATGACTTCAACAGAGTTGATGCCATTGTCACATACATCTTAATAGCTGGGGCTGTCCTCCTAGAGATGACAGCATTGTTGAAGGCAATGGGATCAACATGGACATGCGCATTGTTGCATGCTGGAAGATGGCACTGGCTTCACAGAATAATCGTATCTGTGCGGCGGTGTGTCAAGGCTGCGGAAAGAAATAGAAGATGGTCAGGTTCCATTGGACACCCTGAGTTGCTGAACTCGTCCCATGGCAGTGGAGGCTGTGTGCAGAGCTTGAGATGCAAAGGTTTGTGGAAGAAGCTAGGCCAGTCCTTACCTGTCATTTCAGATGATACTAAGAAGCTGGTGTTGGAAGAGGTACGAAGAATGGTGGAGGCATGTGAAGGCAAAGAGGATATCATGAGGAGTTACAGTGGTCAGTGCGCGCTGAATCCATGGCATGGATTTTTCAAGGATCCCACCTTGCACGCTGGCATTGATTTTGATGACAAAATCCTTTCCTGGTACTTTGCGACCAAAATATTCTTCGCATGGTCTTCTTGTGTGGAAGAGCGGGGTTATGTTGAGGCAATCACGGCAGTGTCAAATTACATTATATTTCTCCTTGCTGAACGTCTCTACATGCTGCCTAGCCCTGTTCGCCCCGGATTGTATGCCAGTACTAAAGCAGCATATGTGGGGCTTGATTTTTCTGACAGGGAACGCATCAGCAAAAAGTTGGGGTTGGACAGAAGAAGAAGAATCTGGGATCTGGACACAAGAACGGGTGGGGACGATCTGCACAGAGTAAGGGGGAAGCTGGACATAATAAAGGAGGATCTGGACATAATAAGGGAGGGTCTGGTCAGTGGAAGCTGGGATTTTCACAATAGCTTGGTGGAGCTGAAGACAGTGCACAGAATGAAGATGGAGCTGGGCATAATTGGGGAGGAGCTGGACAATTTAAGGTTAGAGGTGGGCGGTAGAAGGGAGAAGCTGGAGGTGCTGGACAGAAGAAGGGAGGAGCTGAAGGAGCTTTAG
- the LOC119352513 gene encoding uncharacterized protein LOC119352513 gives MVLEAKRDLVDSLRRYRETLRWETEFLRWEVTSRGLETISGKKKYLKEHTARRSLSRELPQLKEQLSGQKIASLPLVSLPYLVPRHEEALDLLLHEAHKLGYRIQSLRELAAPISLETARLLCLVSERCAEISRIIARQGSPNSGKSSEDAAIAAYSERRESWESIWGSPVLRSGGFNDITTLSSMYFTPFAPAIIPYTGFATKALQIYSFEISDLNDCLKWPLYVYGVVAARDVVDGNRNLLFSRSRANCQVLTEKDPFLHLTGPSRVILAECPVDFEVELRIRDGTESQDKALMSSANHHSFASADSAVFFSCLCSATLSLQTIYSAVQATILSIRLVGGESSFEYGGQVSCSSYTEGVNADARREVVLIDCDEKFLEDGLDGYISLSRNVVTVKLKGSLKITIKEYAKSRLVANEAQLDIPAQHCQVSKGECVLGGHNVVVLIAWSLLVRDKLANLVMG, from the exons ATGGTTCTGGAGGCGAAAAGAGACTTGGTAGACTCTCTTCGTCGCTACCGTGAGACCCTGAGGTGGGAGACCGAATTCCTGAGGTGGGAGGTGACCTCCCGTGGCCTGGAGACGATTTCTGGGAAGAAGAAGTATCTGAAGGAGCATACTGCTCGAAGATCGCTATCTCGCGAATTACCTCAGCTGAAGGAGCAGCTGTCCGGCCAGAAGATCGCGAGCCTGCCTCTGGTGAGTTTGCCCTACCTTGTTCCTCGTCACGAGGAGGCCCTCGATCTGCTCCTGCACGAGGCGCACAAGCTGGGCTACCGGATCCAGTCTCTGAGGGAACTCGCTGCTCCAATCTCCCTGGAGACGGCCAGGTTACTGTGTCTCGTGTCGGAAAGATGTGCGGAGATCTCCAGAATCATTGCGAGGCAAGGGTCGCCGAATTCAGGCAAATCTTCTGAGGATGCTGCAATTGCTGCTTACAGCGAGCGCCGTGAAAGCTGGGAGTCCATTTGGGGTAGTCCAGTATTAAGGTCTGGCGGCTTCAACGATATAA CCACACTGTCTTCTATGTACTTTACCCCATTTGCACCTGCTATCATCCCATACACCGGCTTCGCCACCAAGGCCTTGCAGATTTACTCCTTCGAAATCTCTGACCTGAATGACTGCTTGAAGTGGCCACTCTATGTGTATGGCGTGGTTGCTGCTCGAGACGTTGTGGATGGTAACCGCAACCTCCTCTTCTCTCGCTCCCGGGCTAACTGCCAAGTACTCACTGAAAAG GATCCTTTTTTGCACTTGACTGGGCCTTCTCGTGTTATTCTGGCTGAGTGTCCTGTCGACTTTGAAGTTGAACTAAGGATAAGAGATGGAACAGAGTCCCAAGATAAAGCCTTGATGAGTTCTGCTAACCACCACAGTTTCGCTAGTGCTGACAGCGCTGTTTTCTTTAGCTGCCTGTGTTCAGCAACGTTAAGCCTCCAGACTATTTATAGTGCAGTCCAGGCCACTATCTTGTCCATTCGTCTTGTTGGAGGGGAGTCATCTTTTGAATATGGAGGTCAAGTTTCATGTTCATCATATACTGAAGGTGTCAATGCTGATGCACGTCGGGAAGTTGTGTTGATTGATTGTGATGAAAAATTTCTTGAAGATGGACTGGATGGCTATATCTCTCTTTCAAGGAATGTTGTCACCGTGAAATTGAAAGGATCACTGAAGATTACCATAAAAGAATATGCAAAGTCTCGTCTTGTCGCTAACGAGGCCCAGCTTGATATCCCTGCTCAGCATTGCCAAGTAAGCAAGGGAGAATGTGTTCTTGGCGGACATAATGTGGTTGTTCTTATTGCTTGGTCCCTGCTTGTGAGGGACAAGCTCGCTAACTTGGTGATGGGGTGA